The following nucleotide sequence is from Streptomyces leeuwenhoekii.
CCGTTCAGGCCGCCGTGGCGGGCGCGAGCAGCAGGCGCACCGCGTCGGCCTCCGACGCGCCGTTCTCCTCGAAGAGGTGGAGCGCCTCGCGCCAGCACGCCTTGGCCCGGTCGGCCTGCCCCAGTTCGGACAGGGCCCGCCCGAGGAGGGTCAGGACGCTGCCGCGGGTGCGGTCCCCGCCGATGCATCCCAGCGCGAGGGCCTGCTCGGCGTGCTGGGCGGCCCGCGAGGGGCGGTGGGCGGCGATGTGCGCTTCGGCGATCCGGAAGTGGGTGGTCCCCTCCCACAGCCGCTGCCGGTGGTCCGCGAAGATGGTCAGGGCCTCGGAGAACTGGCCGAGGGCCTCCGGGTGCCGGCCGGCCGCGGTCAGCGCGACGCCCAGGGCGTAGTGCCCGTTGGCCAGCCGCATCGTGCTGCCGACCCGGACGTGGACGGCCAGGCCGTGCTGGGCGAACTCGACGGCCTTCGCGGTGTTGCCCATGCCCAGGTACGCGCGCGAGAGGTTGCACAGGGCCGTCGCCTCGCACAGCCCGTTGCGGGCCGCGCGGAACCCCGCGATGGCCTGGTCGAAGAAGACCTTGCCGTCCGCGTAGCGGTGCTGGTGCAGGGCGATCAGACCGCGGTCCTGGGCGGCCCAGCTCGCGGCGGTGGCGTCCCCGGCGGAACCGGCACACTCCATGGCCAGCCGCGCCTCCTCGCCGGCCCGCTGGATGCGGCCGGTCACCAGCAGGACCGCGGTGAGGGTGTTGCGCGCCCGGCCCTCCGCGCGCAGGTCCCCCGCCGCCCGCGTCGCCTGGCACATGGCCACGGCCGTGGCCTCGTACGCGCGGAAGTTGGCCCCCGACTCGGCCAGGTCCCGGGCGGCCCACAGCAGGTCGACGGCGCGCCGCAGCCGGGGCGTGCCCGCGGCCTGGCGCACGCAGGCGAGCAGCGCCGCCGACTCCGTGTAGAGCCAGTCCAGGGCCGCCGATCCGTCGTCGAAGCGCAGCCCGGGATATCTGGTCGCCTCCAGGTCCTCCACCAGCCGGTCGCCGGGCCGCTCGATGGCGTAGACGCCCGCCGCCGTCGCCAGGTAGAAGTCCAGCAGCCGCGACAGGGCCGCCTCCCGCTCGCTGGGCGGGTGCTCGTCCCGTTCCGCGCACGCACGCGCGTAGAGCCGGACCAGATCGTGGAGGCGGTAGCGGCCGGGGGCCGCCGATTCCAGCAGGGACGTGTCGACCAGGGCCTCCAGCAGGTCCTCGGTCTCCTCCGCCGGGAGGTCCAGGACGGCCGCCGCGGCGGCCAGCGAGATGTCGGGGCCGTCGGCCAGGCCCAGCAGGCGGAAGGCGCGGGCCTGGGCCGGCTCGAGCTGGCCGTAGCCGAGTTCGAAGGTGGCCTTGACCGCGAGGTCGCCGGCCTGGAGCTCGTCCAGGCGGCGGCGTTCGTCGGCGAGCTTGGCGGCCAGCACGGAGACGGTCCAGGTGCGGCGGGCCGCGAGGCGGGAGGCGGCGATGCGGATGGCCAGCGGGAGGAAGCCGCAGGCCGCGACCACGTCCAGCGCGGCCTCCCGCTCGCTCGCCACCCGCTCCCGGCCGACGATCTTGGTGAAGAGGGAGAGCGCCTCGTCGGGGGACATCACGTCCAGGTCGACGAGGTGGGCCCCGGCGAGGTCGACCATGCGCACCCGGGAGGTGACCAGGGCCGCGCAGCCGTCCGTGCCGGGCAGCAGGGGGCGGACCTGGGCCGCGTCGCGGGCGTTGTCCAGCAGCACCAGGACCCGGCGGCCGTCGAGGAGGGAGCGGTACAGGGCGGCGCGCTCCTCCAGGGAGTCGGGGATGGCCCGGTCCGGGGTGCCGAGCGCGCGCAGGAAGGAGCCGAGCACCGTCTCCGGTTCCGCCGGCCGCGGGCCCGCGCCCTGGAGGTCGACGTAGAGCTGTCCGTCGGGGAAGGACGGGCGGGCCTGGTGGGCCACGTGCACGGCGAGGGTGGTCTTGCCGACGCCGCCGATGCCGGCCAGCGCGGACACCGCCATCACCCGGCCGTCGGCGGAGGCGAGCACCTCGCTCAGTTCCCGTACCACGGTGGCGCGCCCGGTGAAGTCGGGGACCGTCGCGGGAAGCTGCGCCGGGCGCACCGGCACCGCGGCCGGTTCGGCGGCCGGCGCGGAGGGCTCCGCGAGGCCGGGGTCGGCCTGGAGGATGCGCTGCTGGAGTTCGCGCAGCCCGGGGCGCGGGTCGACGCCGAGCTCGTCGGCGAGCAGCCGCCGGGTGTCGGCGTAGACGGCGAGGGCCTCCGCCTGGCGTCCGCTGCGGTACAGCGCCAGCATGAGCAGCTCCCGGAACCGCTCGCGCAGGGGGTGGGCCGCCGTCAGGGCGGTCAGTTCCGAGACGGCCTCCGCGTGGCAGCCCTGTTCCAGGTCCAGGTCGAGGCGGGTCTCGAGGAGCTGGAGCCGCCATTCCTCCAGGCGGACGCGCTGGGCCTCGGCGTAGGGCCCGGGCACCTCCGCGAGCGGTTCCCCGTCCCACAGGGCCAGGGCCCGGCCCAGCGCCTCACGGGCGTGGCCCAGGTCGCCGGCGGTGCGGGCCTTCTCCGCCTCGGCGGCCAGCTCCTGCGCGACGGCCAGGTCCAGGGCGCCGTCGCCCAGCCCGCGGACGGCGTAGCCGCCGGACTCGCTCACCAGCACCCCGGGGTCGAGCACCTTGCGCAGGCGGGAGGCGTACGTCCGGACCGCCGCCAGCGCCTGCGACGGGGGGTCCTCGCCCCACAGCGCGTCGATCAGCTCCCCCGCGGTGGCCGTACGGCCCTCGCGCAGCAGCAGGGCGGCGAGCAGGGCGCGCTGCTGGGGGGACCCGGTGGCGACGGGTTCGCCGCCGCGCCAGGCGCGCACCGGGCCGAGCACGCCGAAGCGCAGGGCCGCCGGCGACTCCTTCGGGGAGCCGGGGCCTCGCTGCTCCGGTACGCGCGGTACACCGTCCATGCCGTCCCCCTAGACATCCTGAGCAACGACGTCAGTTTGCCTTGTTCATGGTGACTCCGTCAGCCGTGCGAGACCCCGGTCACAGGGCGGTCCGGGAGGACCACAAGGTCTGCACATTCTCTCCGCACGGGCCCGGGCGGAGCCGGGGCCGGGGCGGTCAGCGGTCCAGGTCCACGCGCACGGTCATCAGGTCCGTGCCGAACAGTCTGACCGCCGCGCTGTTGAAGCGGGGCAGGGTGCGCAGCCGGACGACCGGGTCGTCGTCCGGGAGCGGGTGGGCGGTGTCCGGGTGCCAGCGCCCGCCGAGCCGCACCCGTACCCGAGGGTCGGCGCGGATGTTGCGGATGTACTGGGCGCGCTCGCCGAACTCCGCCACCAGCCAGAAGGAGTTTCCGGCGCGGCGTCCGCCCACCGGGGTCCGGCGCGGCAGGCCGGAGACGCGGCCGGTGGTCTCCAGCACCGTCTGGAGCGGGAGTCGGCGCAGCAGCGGGTTGGCGACCCGGCGCTGGAAGGTGGTGGCGGCGCGGAAGCGGAGGTCGGCGAGGTGGGGCATGGCCCCCACGATCGCGGGCCGGGCCCGCCTCCGGAACGGCTCCCGGCCCTGTGTGGCGCAGCTCACACGGGAAATTCGGAATCGGGCATTCCGGGCGGTGCTGCGGTTCCCGTATACGTCACGAAGGGCGAAAGTCCTTGCAAGCGTGAACCGGCGGATAATTTTGCTCGTATGATCCATGGCAGTTTCCTGTCCATGCTTGCGAATCGCAGGAATCTCGGGGGTCTTCGGGCCCTGACTTCTCCCCCCTTCCATGGAAAACGCACGCTTTAGCGTCCTGTGCCATGACACAGGCGGTAATGCGGACCCCGGTCGGCGACGAGGCCGACGGCGTACGGGGCAAAGGGCTCGGCGGGAACTCCGTCGGACTGCTCGGCAGCGCGGTGATCGGCGTCTCCACGGTCGCCCCGGTGTACTGCCTCACCTCCACGCTCGGCTCCACCGCCGGCGAGGTCGGCGTCCAGCTCCCGGCGATCTTCCTGGTCGGCTTCCTGCCGATGCTGCTGGTGGCGTTCGCCTACCGCGAGCTGAACAAGGCGGTGCCGGACTGCGGCACCTCCTTCACCTGGACGGTGAAGGCGTTCGGGCCGAGCGTCGGCTGGATGTGCGGCTGGGGCCTGGTCATCGCCACGGTGATCGTGCTCTCCAACCTGGCCGGTGTCGCCACCTCCTACTTCTGGCTGCTGGCCGGCGAGCTCACCGGGAGCCAGGCGGTCGCGGACCTGGACGGCAACAAGGCCGTCCACATCCTCACCTGCCTGGCCCTGATCGCCGCCGCCACGGCGGTCAGCTACCGGGGCATGACGGCGACGAAGGGCGTGCAGTACGCGCTGGTGGCACTCCAGCTCGTGGTGCTCGCCCTTTTCGTCGTCTTCGCGTTCGGCAAGGCCGGCTCCGGCTCCTTCCCGGGCCACCTGGACTTCTCCTGGTCCTGGCTGAACCCGTTCGAGGTCGGCTCGTTCGCCACCTTCAGCGCCGGACTCTCCCTGTCGATCTTCATGTACTGGGGCTGGGACGCCTGCCTGACCGCCAACGAGGAGACCGTCGGCAGCGAGAAGACCCCGGGCCGCGCCGCCCTGATCTCCATGGTCGTCCTGGTCGGCTCCTACCTCGTCACCGCCGTCGCCGCCCAGATGGCCGTCGGCTCGGGCACCGAGGGCCTCGGCCTGGCCAACCCCGAGACCTCCGACAACGTCTTCGCCGCCCTCGCCGGTCCCGTGATGGGGGACGGCCTCGGCATCCTGCTCTTCGTCGCCGTCCTCGCCTCGGCCGCCGCCAGCCTCCAGACGACGTTCATCCCGGTGGCCCGCACGGTCCTGGCCATGGCCGCCTACGAGGCGCTGCCGCCCTCCTACGCCCGGGTGCACGAGAAGTTCCGCACGCCGGGCCGCGCCACCGTCACCGCCGGTGTCGCCACGGCCGTCTTCTACACCGTCATGACCCTGGTCAGCGAGCACGTCCTGGTGGACACGATCTACGCCCTGGGCCTCATGATCTGCTTCTACTACGCGCTGACGGCCTTCGCCTGCGCCTGGTTCTTCCGGGGCGAGCTGACCCGCTCGCCGCGCGACGCGCTCTTCAAGGGCGTCCTGCCGGTCCTCGGCGGGATCAGCCTGACCGCCGTGTTCTGCAAGACGCTGTACGACATGTGGAACCCCGAGTACGGCAGCGGCTCCTCCGTCTTCGGCGTCGGCTCCGTCTTCGTCATCGGTGTCGGGCTGCTGCTGCTCGGCCTGGTGATCATGCTGGTGATGCGGCGCCGCAGCCCGGCCTTCTTCCGCGGCGAGGTCCTCACGACCAGCACGCCCGCGCTGGTCGTGGAGGACTGAGACGCGAGGACCGGGACCGCTACCGGCTGCCCAGGAAGATCGGGTTGGTGAACGCCGCGAGCGCTCCCGGCACCGGGCCCGCCGCCGCCTCGTGCCGCAGCTCCGCCCGGACGTAGGCCGCGTACGAGGCGGTGGTCCGCCACTCGACGGTGCCGGAGCCGGACACCGGCAGCGGGGCGCTGGTGTGCAGCACGCCCTGGTCGGTGACGAGACGGACCGTGCAGCGCGGCGCCCCGGTCACCTCCAGCCGGACGGTGACGGGGGCGTCGCGGTCCACCCGCAGCCGCTCGCCGATCCCGGCGTGCTCGCCCCGCCCGCCCGAGGCCGTGAAGGACAGCGACACCTGCGCCGACTCGGCGACGTAGGACCGCCCGGCCCGGATGCCCTCCTGGATCGCCCGCCGGGTCAGGTCGTCGGCGAGGACGACGGTCTGGGGCCGCCCCACCACGTCCGGGTCCCGGTGGGCGTCGCTGCTGCCCATGGCCGGGATCCAGGCGCGGCCCTCGCGCACCGAGGCGACCAGCATGCCGTCCCAGTCGGCCAGCGCCACCTCGTCGTCGGGCGTGTACGGCCCGTTCCAGACCTCGACCGCGTCCGCCTCGCCGAAGCCGAACTTCCAGTTGCAGCCGATGCAGGTGGCGTGCGGGTGGGCCGGGACGACCAGGCCCCCGGCCCGGCGGATCTGCCGGGCGAACCGGCCGAAGCGGTTGTCGCGGGCCCGGTAGCGCCAGTCGACGAAGGTGCCCGGATCGGTGCCGAGCGCCACCACGTGCCCGTTGCGCGTGGTCACCTCCTCGCCCAGCATCACCAGCAGGTCGTCCCCGGCCGCCTCGGCCCAGTGGGCGTGCGCCGAGTGCGTGTTGTGCTCGGAGGAGTTGATGAAGTCCAGCCCCGCCGCCCGCGCGAGCGCCGCGATCTCGGCCGGGGTGCGGCGGCCGTCGGAGTGCCAGGAGTGCAGGTGGCAGTCGCCCCGGTACCAGGCCCGGCCCCGGCCCCGGGCCCGCTCGGGCGGGTACACCGGCTCCGGCGTCCGGCCCGGCTCCCCGTACACCAGCGTGACGGTGAGCTCGTACGACAGCCCCTGCGGGGCCACCGTGTACGGCCCGAGCGCGATGTGCCAGGTGCCCTCGCGCACCGGTCCGGGGAGGTAGCCCGGCGTCGCCTCGTCCGCGCGGACGAAGAACTCCGTGCGCGCTCCGCCCGACCAGCCCCGGAAGCCCCGGCCGCCGAGCTCGGTGCCGCGTTCGTCGAACAGGCCGATGTCGAGGGCGTTGCCCGGGGTGCCGGCCGGTACCGGCGGCCGGTCGTAGCTGTAGGCGACCCGGATCTCCCGGACCCCGGCGGGGACTTCCACCGGCACGTACACGAAGTCCGGCGATCCCGGGGGCAGGGTGCCGCGCACCGTCCTCGTCTCCCGGTCCTGGTCCCGGTCCCGGCCCTCGGCCGACGCGAAGCTCACGGTTCCCAACGTAAGCGCGGCGGCGGCGCCCGTCACGAACACGGCGCGTCTGCCGATCCCGGCCTCGGACGGATGGTCCTCGCACATCTGCTGCTCCCAGGGGTGTCGTGGTGACCTGGCGGTGGGTGGTGCGGGGGCGGTACGGAGCGGTACGGAGCGGTACGGAGTGATACGGAGAGACACGGAGAGGGCGCGTGTAACTGTCGTATTGAGCCGTGAACTGCCGCCCAAGGGAAGACGATCGGCAGCTTTCGGGACGGGGACCCGGCGTGGACCGGCCGCGCACGCCCCGGGGGAGCCGCCCCGGGACCCGCGAGGGGAACGGCCGGGCGGCGGGCCGGACCCCGCACAAGGGGAGCCGCGGCCTCCGCCCGCCGTTGATCACGGCGCTCGTATGCTCGAAGGATGACGATTTCCGCGACCTCCGGAACCGGCCCCACCGAGAACTCCATGCGTCGCGCCCTCAAACGCGCCCGGGACGGCGTCGCCCTCGACGTCTCCGAGGCGGCGGTGCTGCTCCAGGCCCGCGGGGAGCACCTCGACGACCTCGCCGCCTCCGCCGCCCGCGTGCGCGACGCGGGCCTGGGAGCGGCGGGCCGCCCCGGCGTCATCACCTACTCCAAGAGCGTCTTCATCCCCCTGACCCGGCTGTGCCGGGACAAGTGCCACTACTGCACCTTCGCCACCGTCCCCGGCAAGCTGCGCCGCGCCGGGCACGGGATGTTCATGTCCCCGGACGAGGTCCTCGACATCGCCCGCAAGGGCGCGGCCCTCGGCTGCAAGGAAGCCCTGATCACCCTCGGCGACAAGCCGGAGGACCGCTGGCCCGAGGCGCGCGAGTGGCTCGACGCGCACGGCTACGACGACACCATCGCCTACGTCCGCGCCGTCTCCATCCGCATCCTGGAGGAGACGGGCCTGCTGCCGCACCTCAACCCCGGCGTCATGACCTGGACGGACTTCCAGCGCCTGAAGCCGGTGGCGCCGAGCATGGGCATGATGCTGGAGACCACGGCGACCCGCCTGTGGTCCGAGCCCGGCGGCCCCCACCACGGCTCCCCGGACAAGGAACCCGCCGTCCGGCTGCGGGTCCTGGAGGACGCGGGCCGCTCCTCGGTCCCCTTCACCTCCGGCCTGCTCATCGGCATCGGCGAGACCTACGAGGAGCGCGCCGAGTCCCTCTTCGCCCTCCGGAGGATCTCCCGCGCCTACCACGGCATCCAGGAACTGATCATCCAGAACTTCCGCGCCAAGCCGGACACCGCGATGCGCGGCATGCCGGACGCCGAGCTGGACGAGCTGGTCGCCACGGTCGCCGTCGCCCGGCACATCATGGGCCCGGCGGCCTGCCTCCAGGCCCCGCCCAACCTCGTCGACGCCGAGTACGAGCGGCTCATCGGCGCCGGCATCGACGACTGGGGCGGCGTCTCCCCGCTCACCATCGACCACGTCAACCCCGAGCGCCCCTGGCCGCAGATCGACGAACTCGCCGAGAAGTCCCGCGCGGCCGGATTCGAGCTGCGCGAGCGCCTCTGCGTCTACCCGGAGTTCGTGCGGCGCGGCGAGCCCTGGCTGGACCCGCGGCTGCGCCCGCACGTGACGGCCCTCGCCGACCCGGAGACCGGGCTGGCCCGCGCGGACGCCGTCGTCGAGGGCCGCCCGTGGCAGGAGCCCGACGAGGTGTTCACCGCCACCGGCCGCACCGACCTGCACGCCACCATCGACACCGAGGGCCGCACCGCCGACCGCCGCGACGACTTCGACGAGGTGTACGGCGACTGGGGCGCCCTGCGCGAGGCCGCCGCACCCGGCATGGCCCCCGAGCGCATCGACACCGACGTGCGCGCCGCGCTCGCCACGGCGGCCGACGACCCGACCAGGCTCACGGACGACGAGGCCCTGGCGCTGCTGCACGCCGACGGCCCGGCGCTGGACGCCCTGTGCCGGGTGGCGGACGACGTGCGCAAGTCGGCGGTCGGCGACGACGTGACGTACATCGTCACCCGCAACATCAACTTCACCAACGTCTGCTACACCGGCTGCCGCTTCTGCGCCTTCGCCCAGCGCCGCACCGACGCCGACGCCTACACCCTCTCCCTGGACCAGGTCGCCGACCGCGCCCAGCAGGCGTGGGAGGTGGGCGCCGTCGAGGTGTGCATGCAGGGCGGCATCCACCCGGACCTGCCCGGCACCGCGTACTTCGACATCGCCAGGGCGGTCAAGGCGCGCGTCCCCGGCATGCACGTGCACGCCTTCTCCCCGATGGAGGTCGTCAACGGCGCCACCCGCACCGGCATGTCGATCCGCGAGTGGCTGACGGCGGCCAAGGAGGCCGGGCTGGACTCCATCCCGGGCACGGCGGCGGAGATCCTCGACGACGAGGTCCGCTGGGTCCTCACCAAGGGCAAGCTGCCCACGGCCACCTGGATCGAGGTCGTCGAGACCGCCCACGAGCTGGGCATCCGCTCCTCGTCGACGATGATGTACGGGCATGTCGACCAGCCCCGCCACTGGCTCGGCCACCTGCGCACCCTGGTCGGCATCCAGCAGCGCACCGGCGGCTTCACGGAGTTCGTCACCCTGCCCTTCATCCACACCAACGCGCCGGTCTACCTCGCCGGGATCGCCCGCCCCGGCCCGTCGATGCGCGACAACCGCGCGGTGACGGCGATGGCCCGGCTCCTCCTCCACCCGTACATCCCCAACATCCAGACGAGCTGGGTAAAACTGGGCACCGAGGGTGCGGCCGAAATGCTTCGCTCCGGCGCCAACGACCTCGGCGGCACCCTCATGGAGGAGACCATCTCCCGCATGGCGGGCTCCTCCTACGGCTCCTACAAGTCGGTCCGGGACCTGATCGCGGTGGCGGAGGCCGCCGGCCGCCCCGCCAGGCCGCGGACCACCCTGTACGGGGAGGTCCCGGAGGAACGGCAGCGCGCGGCACGGGAGTCGGACGGGCACCTCCCGGAGCTGCTGCCGGTGCTGGACTGACCCCTCGGCCGCCGGGGCGCGCGGGCCGTTCGCCCGTGCGCCCCGGCGGCCCGTCCGTGGTACGGCGGGCTCACAGTACGATGATCCGAACCATGGTGCTGTAGCTGAGGAGATGCGTGCCCATGCCTGCCCGTCTTCCCTCGTGGGCCTGGGTCAGCGGTCTGACGGTGGGGGCGATCGCGGCGGTGTCCGTCCTGGCCGTGCAGGCGGACCGGGGGCCGCGCCCCGCCGCCGCCCCGGTGGCCCGGCCGGGGCCCACGGTGTCCGCGCATCCGTCGCCGAAGGAGTCCCCGACGCCCGCCGTACCGGACGGCTCCGGCACCGGGCGGCGCATCGTGTACTCCCTCGGCGACGACCGGGTGTGGCTGGTCGACGCCAGCGACGCCACCCGGCGCAGCTTCACCGTGTGGCCGGGCACGGTCGATCCCGACCCGGGCAGTTATCTGGTGGGGTCCCGCCGCGACGCCACCACCGGCTCCGACGGCGTGCCGATCGAGCACATCGTGTACTTCGCCCTGAAGGACGGCGTCAACGTCGCCTTCTCCAACGCCGTGGACGGCTCCTCGCCGCCCCCGCCCCCCTCGGGCGCGAAGACCGGCGGCATCCGCGTGCACAAGGCGGACGGGACGGCGCTGTGGGCGTTCGCCACGAAGGGCACCGAGGTCACGGTCGTCGGGTAGCGCCGTCCCGCTCCTGCCCGGTGGGCAGGTGGTTGACGAGCAGCACGACCCCGCTCAGCAGGAACACCCGGGTCGCCGCGTCCAGTCCGTTCCAGGTGTCCGACTGCCACATCGCGAACCACTCCCCGCCGATCGCGATGAACCCGGCGCCGAACAGCAGCATCAGCATCAGCAGCCCGTACGTGCTGATCCGGCGGGCCCGCGGGTGGTCGTGCCGGAACCACAGCCAGGTCCCGTACAGCAGCACGAGCGCGGCGACGGTCTCCCACACGATGATCAGGACGTAGGCGGCGTCCTGTATCCACTCGGTGGTGATCGCCCGCCACATCAGGTCCTCGTCCTTGAACGTGGTGTCCATGGCGAGTACGTGCCGGACGAACTGCTGGTTGGTGCCGAAGTCGGTGATGTTCCCCAGGGCGACCAGGGTGATGTAGAGGGCCGCGGTGCCGGTGAGCAGACCGGCGGCGAGCGGCAGGGTGCGTGAGGTGGGTGCCATGCCGGTTCTCTTCCCCGTGTGGCCCGAAACGGCCCGTACGAATCGAGCCACCTCCGTACGCGCCGAACGGGCCCCTGCGGCCGGGCCGGTCAGCCTGTCAGCAACCCCGCGCGCAACGCGCGCAGTTCGCGGGCGTCCAGGCCGAGCGCCTTCTTCTCGTACGCCGCGAAGGAGCCGTAGGCCCGCTCCACCTCCGCGAACCCGGAGTTCAGGTACGCGGCCCGGACGTCGAGCATCGGCTTGTAGACCGCGGCCTGCTCCGCGGGCAGGGCGGCCAGCGCGGCGGCGTTCGCCTCGGCGCGGTAGTCGTTGGAGGCCAGGTAGTCCGCCATCACCGTCTCGCGCGGCACGCCGAGCGCGGTGAGCAGCGCGGCGCTCGCCCAGCCGGTCCGGTCCTTGCCGGCCGTGCAGTGGTAGAGGGTGCCGTCCGGGTCGCCGTCCGCGAGGTCGGCGAAGACCGAGGAGTAGGCGGCCTTCGCCGACGCCGCGCCGACCATCGACTTCTCGACGTCGATCATCAGCCGCTCGGCCTCCGCGGCCGTCTTGGGCAGCGAGAAGACGGGGGAGCCGTCGCCCAGCACGTTCGCCGCGACGTACCGCGTGCCCTCGGGGACGCGGTCGGGGGCGTCGGTCCGCTCGGCGGTGGTCCGCAGGTCGTAGTCGGCGGCGAGGCCCAGCCGCTTCAGCTTGGCCAGATCGGCGTCGGTGAGCTTGTCCAGCGAGTCGGACCGGTAGACCACGCCCATCTTCACCCAGCGGCCGTCCTTGGTGCGGTAACCACCGGCGTCGCGGAAGTTGACGGTCCCGTCGAGCTCGATCAGCCGGTCGGCGAGCCGCAGCGCGCCCCCGTGCGCGGGCACGAGGTCGAACCACTGGCGGTCGGCGGCGGGCAGCCCCTTCACGGTGACCGTGCCGGTGGCGCCGCCGGAGGCGACGGTACGGCCGTTGGCCCGGACGGCCACGTGCCGCACCCCGGGCGCCTTCCAGGTGACCGTGTAGGAGCCGTCGTCCCGCGCGGTCACCTCGGCGGCGGTGAACGGGATGCGCTGGGCGCCGTGCCCCGGGTGGTGGGCGGGGGCCGCGGCGGCGGCCGGTGCCGCGAGGCCGACGAGCAGCGCGGCGGCGGGCAGGACGCGGGCCGCCTTGACACGTGTGGTGTGGTCCATGGCCGAAATCGTTCGCCAGTTCGGGAAGGGCCATGACAACGCCGCGTGAACCGGGGCTGTCGGGCGGGCGGCATCCGCCGGGGGATGGGGTGGGAGGGGGCCAAGGGCGCGAACGGCGCGTAGCGGGCCCGGGGGGTGCCGCCGGGCGGCACGGAGGGCAGGATGTCCTCATGAGCGTAGTCAAGATCAACGTATTGACCGTGCCGGCCGAGCAGCGCGAGACGCTGGAGAAGCGGTTCGCCTCCCGCGCCCACGCCGTGGAGAGCTCCGACGGCTTCGAGTGGTTCGAGCTGCTCCGTCCGGTCGAGGGCACCGACCAGTACCTGGTCTACACCCGGTGGCGGGACGAGGCGTCCTTCCAGGCGTGGATGGAGGGT
It contains:
- a CDS encoding tyrosine-protein phosphatase, which gives rise to MDHTTRVKAARVLPAAALLVGLAAPAAAAAPAHHPGHGAQRIPFTAAEVTARDDGSYTVTWKAPGVRHVAVRANGRTVASGGATGTVTVKGLPAADRQWFDLVPAHGGALRLADRLIELDGTVNFRDAGGYRTKDGRWVKMGVVYRSDSLDKLTDADLAKLKRLGLAADYDLRTTAERTDAPDRVPEGTRYVAANVLGDGSPVFSLPKTAAEAERLMIDVEKSMVGAASAKAAYSSVFADLADGDPDGTLYHCTAGKDRTGWASAALLTALGVPRETVMADYLASNDYRAEANAAALAALPAEQAAVYKPMLDVRAAYLNSGFAEVERAYGSFAAYEKKALGLDARELRALRAGLLTG
- a CDS encoding antibiotic biosynthesis monooxygenase family protein — its product is MSVVKINVLTVPAEQRETLEKRFASRAHAVESSDGFEWFELLRPVEGTDQYLVYTRWRDEASFQAWMEGPMKTAHQGGGEGGDRPKPAASGSTLWSFEVVQQAAPKSE